The following coding sequences lie in one Streptomyces sp. NBC_00510 genomic window:
- a CDS encoding phosphatidylglycerol lysyltransferase domain-containing protein — MPGSAAPRVVGRACALVGLLDLAAAVFPGFRHSRMHVLAGVFPGTVTSVAAAAGVVTGILMLMLAHALKRGKKRAWRAAVLLLPAGAVAQVLHRHSLGGAVLSAVLLALLIGYRAEFSALGDPRTRLKAVAAFAGLSALSLVVGLVIVSAHPAAEMGDPSWTDRLAEVVCGLFGFDGPVSYATGQATDVVAYSLGGLGFLIAATTAYLALRPAHPVAELTAGDEERLRTLLRRHGARDSLGHFALRRDKSVVFSPSGKAAVCYRVVSGVMLASGDPIGDVEAWPGAIQRFMAEARAHAWIPAVMGCSETGGEVWTRETGLDALELGDEAVVETSCFSLSGRAMRNVRQMVKRTERAGYVCRVRRVAELGEEERDAVRRAADAWRGTDTERGFSMALGRFGDPADEECVVVTAHDAQDALRAVLHFVPWGEDGMSLDLMRRDRSADPGLNELLIVAALSEAPRLGVRRVSLNFAMFRSALARGERLGAGPVLRTWRGLLVFLSRWFQIESLYRFNAKFQPEWLPRFLVFRATGDLPRIGLAAMRAEGFVTLALPAWASRRLR, encoded by the coding sequence ATGCCGGGGTCGGCGGCGCCCCGCGTGGTGGGGAGGGCGTGCGCGCTGGTGGGGCTGCTGGACCTCGCGGCGGCGGTGTTCCCCGGGTTCCGGCACAGCCGGATGCACGTGCTCGCCGGGGTCTTCCCGGGGACGGTCACCTCGGTGGCCGCGGCGGCGGGGGTGGTCACCGGCATCCTGATGCTGATGCTGGCGCACGCCCTCAAGCGCGGGAAGAAGCGCGCCTGGCGGGCGGCCGTGCTGCTGCTGCCGGCGGGCGCGGTGGCGCAGGTGCTGCACCGGCACTCGCTGGGCGGGGCCGTGCTGTCGGCGGTGCTGCTGGCCCTGCTGATCGGGTACCGGGCGGAGTTCTCGGCGCTCGGCGACCCCCGTACCCGGCTGAAGGCGGTCGCGGCCTTCGCGGGGCTGAGCGCGCTCAGCCTGGTGGTGGGACTGGTCATCGTCAGCGCCCACCCGGCGGCGGAGATGGGCGACCCGTCCTGGACGGACCGGCTGGCCGAGGTGGTCTGCGGGCTCTTCGGCTTCGACGGGCCGGTCTCCTACGCCACCGGCCAGGCCACCGACGTCGTCGCGTACTCGCTGGGCGGGCTGGGGTTCCTCATCGCCGCCACCACCGCGTACCTGGCGCTGCGCCCGGCCCACCCGGTCGCCGAACTGACGGCCGGGGACGAGGAGCGGCTGCGGACGCTGCTGCGACGGCACGGGGCCCGCGACTCCCTGGGGCACTTCGCGCTGCGCAGGGACAAGAGCGTGGTCTTCTCGCCGAGCGGCAAGGCCGCGGTCTGCTACCGCGTGGTGTCGGGGGTGATGCTCGCCAGCGGCGACCCGATCGGCGACGTGGAGGCCTGGCCGGGGGCGATACAGCGGTTCATGGCCGAGGCCCGGGCGCACGCCTGGATCCCCGCGGTCATGGGCTGCAGCGAGACCGGCGGGGAGGTGTGGACCCGGGAGACCGGTCTGGACGCCCTGGAGCTGGGTGACGAGGCCGTGGTGGAGACCTCCTGCTTCTCCTTGTCGGGGCGGGCGATGCGCAACGTGCGGCAGATGGTCAAGCGCACCGAGCGCGCGGGGTACGTGTGCCGGGTCCGGCGCGTGGCGGAACTGGGCGAGGAGGAACGCGACGCGGTCCGCCGCGCCGCGGACGCCTGGCGCGGCACGGACACCGAGCGGGGCTTCTCCATGGCGCTGGGCCGCTTCGGCGACCCGGCGGACGAGGAGTGCGTGGTGGTGACGGCGCACGACGCGCAGGACGCGCTGAGGGCGGTGCTGCACTTCGTGCCCTGGGGCGAGGACGGCATGTCGCTGGACCTGATGCGGCGCGACCGGTCCGCCGACCCGGGGCTGAACGAACTGCTGATCGTGGCCGCGCTGAGCGAGGCGCCGCGACTGGGCGTGCGGCGGGTCTCGCTGAACTTCGCGATGTTCCGGTCGGCGCTGGCCCGTGGGGAGCGGCTCGGCGCGGGGCCGGTGCTGCGGACCTGGCGGGGTCTGCTGGTCTTCCTGTCCCGGTGGTTCCAGATCGAGTCGCTGTACCGGTTCAACGCCAAGTTCCAGCCGGAGTGGCTGCCGCGCTTCCTGGTCTTCCGGGCCACCGGGGACCTGCCCCGGATCGGCCTGGCCGCCATGCGGGCCGAGGGATTCGTCACCCTGGCGCTCCCCGCGTGGGCCTCCCGGCGCCTGCGGTGA
- a CDS encoding DUF3180 domain-containing protein, protein MKALRIRTLVGLFVVAGVLSWAGAKLWDSLGTLPGVPVAAPIVLALIAAVLAATALSLRSRLRAQRERRPGAKGVDPLLAARAVVFGQASALVAALVAGMYGGACVFLVMYQLDNDPRRDQAIYAGTAVIAGIAVCAAAIFLERVCRLPEDEDDNRTGAVGGRA, encoded by the coding sequence GTGAAGGCGCTGCGCATCAGGACCCTGGTCGGACTGTTCGTGGTGGCCGGAGTGCTCTCCTGGGCCGGCGCGAAGCTCTGGGACTCGCTGGGCACCCTGCCGGGCGTGCCCGTGGCCGCGCCGATCGTGCTGGCGCTGATCGCCGCCGTGCTGGCGGCGACGGCGCTGTCGTTGCGGTCCAGGCTGCGCGCGCAGCGCGAGCGGCGTCCGGGAGCCAAGGGCGTGGACCCGCTGCTGGCCGCCCGGGCGGTGGTCTTCGGCCAGGCCAGCGCGCTGGTCGCCGCCCTGGTCGCGGGCATGTACGGCGGTGCGTGCGTCTTCCTCGTCATGTACCAGCTGGACAACGACCCCCGCCGTGACCAGGCGATCTACGCGGGCACCGCGGTGATCGCCGGCATCGCGGTCTGCGCCGCCGCGATCTTCCTGGAGCGGGTCTGCCGCCTCCCCGAGGACGAGGACGACAACCGCACCGGCGCGGTCGGCGGCCGGGCCTAG
- the folE gene encoding GTP cyclohydrolase I FolE, translating into MTDPVTLEGDLRPIGEFDEKRAENAVRELLIAVGEDPDREGLRETPGRVARAYREIFAGLYQEPEDVLTTTFDLGHDEMVLVKDIEVLSSCEHHLVPFVGVAHVGYIPSVDGKITGLSKLARLVDVFARRPQVQERLTTQIADSLMRILEPRGVIVVIECEHMCMTMRGVRKPGAKTITSAVRGQLRDPATRAEAMSLIMAQ; encoded by the coding sequence ATGACCGACCCGGTGACCCTGGAGGGCGATCTGCGCCCCATCGGCGAGTTCGACGAGAAGCGTGCCGAGAACGCCGTCCGTGAGCTGCTGATCGCCGTCGGGGAGGACCCCGACCGCGAGGGACTGCGGGAGACCCCCGGCCGGGTCGCGCGGGCGTACCGGGAGATCTTCGCCGGGCTCTACCAGGAGCCGGAGGACGTCCTGACGACCACCTTCGACCTCGGGCACGACGAGATGGTCCTGGTCAAGGACATCGAGGTGCTGTCGAGCTGCGAGCACCACCTGGTGCCGTTCGTGGGCGTCGCCCACGTCGGCTACATCCCCTCCGTGGACGGCAAGATCACCGGTCTGTCGAAGCTGGCCCGCCTGGTCGACGTCTTCGCCCGCCGCCCGCAGGTGCAGGAGAGGCTCACCACGCAGATCGCGGACTCGCTCATGCGGATACTCGAACCGCGCGGTGTGATCGTGGTCATCGAGTGCGAGCACATGTGCATGACGATGCGCGGGGTTCGCAAGCCCGGCGCGAAGACCATCACCTCGGCGGTGCGGGGCCAGTTGCGCGACCCCGCGACCCGCGCGGAGGCGATGAGCCTGATCATGGCCCAGTGA
- a CDS encoding betaine/proline/choline family ABC transporter ATP-binding protein, translating to MIRFENVTKRYPDGTTAVDDLSFEVREGELVTLVGPSGCGKTTTMKMVNRLIEPTAGRILLDGEDIARTDPVRLRRRIGYVIQNVGLFPHKTVLENTETVPHLLGWTRAKRRARAAELLELVGLDPSVHGSRYPEQLSGGQRQRVGVARALAADPPLLLMDEPFGAVDPVVRERLQSEFLRLQEQVRKTVLFVTHDIEEAVRLGDRMAVFGPGRIEQYDTPATVLGSPATPYVADFVGSDRGLKRLSVTPVETADLEHPPVVRAGSPAAEAAAVLAKQGDPYAVVLDDDGGLRGYVAAGTLTSGTVADHTRRLEAWVPVGAPLKRAFSAMLQHDAGWVAVVDGDRFAGVLTPATLHTALRRSVNEDGDDGEDAGRTVAAGTGPGDNRRAEPDADAS from the coding sequence ATGATCCGCTTCGAGAACGTCACCAAGCGCTACCCCGACGGCACCACCGCCGTCGACGACCTGTCCTTCGAAGTGCGCGAGGGCGAACTCGTGACCCTCGTCGGGCCGTCCGGCTGCGGCAAGACCACGACGATGAAGATGGTCAACCGGCTCATCGAGCCCACCGCCGGCCGGATCCTGCTGGACGGCGAGGACATCGCCCGCACCGACCCGGTACGGCTGCGCCGCCGCATCGGCTACGTCATCCAGAACGTCGGGCTGTTCCCCCACAAGACCGTGCTGGAGAACACCGAGACCGTGCCGCACCTGCTCGGCTGGACCCGCGCCAAGCGCCGGGCGCGCGCCGCCGAGCTGCTGGAACTGGTCGGCCTGGACCCGTCCGTGCACGGCTCCCGCTACCCCGAGCAGCTCTCCGGCGGGCAGCGGCAACGGGTCGGTGTGGCGCGGGCACTGGCGGCCGACCCGCCGCTGCTGCTGATGGACGAGCCCTTCGGCGCCGTCGACCCGGTGGTGCGCGAGCGGCTGCAGTCGGAGTTCCTGCGGCTGCAGGAACAGGTGCGCAAGACCGTGCTGTTCGTCACCCACGACATCGAGGAGGCGGTCCGGCTCGGCGACCGCATGGCGGTCTTCGGCCCCGGCCGGATCGAGCAGTACGACACCCCCGCGACCGTGCTCGGCTCCCCCGCCACCCCGTACGTGGCCGACTTCGTCGGCTCCGACCGCGGTCTGAAGCGGCTGTCCGTCACGCCGGTCGAGACCGCCGACCTGGAGCACCCGCCCGTCGTGCGCGCCGGCTCCCCCGCCGCGGAGGCCGCCGCCGTCCTGGCGAAGCAGGGCGACCCCTACGCCGTCGTCCTCGACGACGACGGCGGGCTGCGCGGCTACGTCGCCGCGGGCACCCTCACCTCGGGCACCGTGGCCGACCACACCCGCCGCCTGGAGGCCTGGGTCCCGGTGGGCGCCCCCCTCAAGCGGGCCTTCAGCGCGATGCTCCAGCACGACGCGGGCTGGGTAGCCGTCGTGGACGGCGACCGCTTCGCCGGGGTGCTGACCCCGGCGACGCTCCACACCGCGCTGCGCCGTTCGGTCAACGAGGACGGCGACGACGGCGAGGACGCGGGGCGGACGGTGGCGGCCGGGACCGGGCCGGGTGACAATCGCCGGGCCGAACCGGACGCCGATGCCTCCTGA
- the folK gene encoding 2-amino-4-hydroxy-6-hydroxymethyldihydropteridine diphosphokinase, which produces MSYDPTVQPVPASVVAQVDAADSTLQNPKFAVISLGSNLGNRLETLQGAVDALEDTPGVRVKKVSPVYETEPWGVEPGSQPNYFNAVVLVRTTLPPSSLLERGRAIEDAFARTRTERWGARTIDVDIVAYQGVVSDDPELTLPHPRAHQRAFVLAPWLDIDPAAELPGQGPVAGLLAGVGRESVWARGDVELRLPE; this is translated from the coding sequence GTGAGCTACGACCCCACCGTGCAGCCGGTCCCGGCCTCCGTCGTCGCGCAGGTCGACGCCGCGGACTCGACGCTGCAGAATCCGAAGTTCGCCGTCATCTCGCTGGGCAGCAACCTCGGCAACCGCCTGGAGACGCTGCAGGGCGCCGTGGACGCCCTGGAGGACACCCCGGGCGTCCGGGTCAAGAAGGTCTCGCCGGTGTACGAGACGGAGCCCTGGGGCGTCGAGCCGGGCTCGCAGCCGAACTACTTCAACGCCGTCGTCCTGGTCAGGACGACGCTGCCGCCGTCCTCGCTGCTGGAACGCGGCCGGGCGATCGAGGACGCCTTCGCCCGGACCCGCACCGAGCGCTGGGGTGCGCGCACCATCGACGTCGACATCGTGGCCTACCAGGGCGTCGTCTCCGACGACCCGGAGCTGACGCTGCCGCATCCGCGGGCGCACCAGCGGGCCTTCGTACTGGCGCCGTGGCTCGACATCGACCCCGCGGCGGAGCTGCCGGGACAGGGGCCGGTGGCCGGTCTGCTGGCGGGCGTGGGCCGGGAGAGCGTGTGGGCCCGGGGCGACGTGGAACTCAGGCTGCCGGAGTAA
- a CDS encoding GPP34 family phosphoprotein, with product MTTPRDLIITALERAAERAVEPGDLSLALAAAEAVDLLAAGAVALDGDRLVPGGHPEIADPLLEEAAAALVRRAPYETPGDWLWRRGRGLAGVYLAALEAGGEVVRERHRSWLVRDTRTVLGHSPARRRAADRMAADEPVLAALTGALGLRGGPAADAAPGVTDHAKARVLAALDGALAELTAERRRRSRRQADAAAENVRRGY from the coding sequence ATGACCACCCCGCGGGACCTGATCATCACCGCCCTGGAACGGGCCGCCGAACGCGCCGTGGAGCCCGGCGACCTCTCCCTCGCCCTCGCCGCGGCCGAGGCCGTCGACCTCCTCGCCGCGGGGGCCGTCGCCCTGGACGGCGACCGCCTGGTGCCGGGCGGGCACCCGGAGATCGCCGACCCTCTGCTGGAGGAGGCCGCCGCCGCGCTGGTGCGCCGGGCGCCGTACGAGACCCCCGGCGACTGGCTGTGGCGCAGGGGCCGCGGCCTGGCCGGCGTCTACCTGGCCGCCCTGGAGGCCGGGGGCGAGGTCGTACGGGAACGGCACCGGAGCTGGCTGGTCCGCGACACCCGGACCGTGCTGGGCCACTCCCCCGCCCGGCGCCGCGCGGCCGACCGCATGGCGGCGGACGAGCCCGTCCTCGCCGCCCTCACCGGGGCGCTCGGCCTGCGCGGCGGCCCGGCCGCCGACGCGGCACCCGGCGTGACCGACCACGCGAAGGCCCGCGTCCTGGCCGCCCTCGACGGCGCGCTGGCCGAGCTGACGGCCGAGCGCCGACGGCGCTCCCGCCGGCAGGCCGACGCCGCCGCCGAGAACGTCCGGCGCGGTTACTGA
- the folB gene encoding dihydroneopterin aldolase: protein MDRVALRGLKARGHHGVFEHERREGQDFFVDLVLGLDTAPAAATDDLTRTVHYGIVAEEVTAVVEGEPVDLIETLAQRIADQVLKHDLVQEVEVTVHKPHAPITVPFADVSVTITRRRP, encoded by the coding sequence GTGGATCGTGTCGCGCTGCGCGGCCTGAAGGCCCGCGGGCACCACGGCGTGTTCGAACACGAGCGCCGCGAGGGCCAGGACTTCTTCGTGGACCTCGTCCTCGGCCTGGACACCGCACCCGCCGCCGCCACGGACGACCTGACCAGGACCGTGCACTACGGCATCGTGGCCGAGGAGGTCACCGCCGTCGTCGAGGGCGAGCCCGTGGACCTGATCGAGACCTTGGCCCAGCGGATCGCCGACCAGGTCCTCAAGCACGACCTGGTCCAGGAGGTGGAGGTCACCGTGCACAAGCCACATGCCCCGATCACCGTCCCGTTCGCCGATGTGTCCGTCACCATCACCCGGAGGCGCCCGTGA
- a CDS encoding nuclear transport factor 2 family protein: MTPRTAEAARVEEANQAFYDAVERSDLDALEELVLTGPLAETVSVVHPGWPVLRGRREVMRSYALIMANTEYIQFFLTDVEVAVDGDTALVTCTENILTGGPAEEEGEMGSLVGGLVVATNVFRRTPEGWRLWVHHGSPVMADGVDEDAAEDADNGGEGSA, from the coding sequence ATGACGCCGCGTACCGCCGAGGCCGCACGGGTCGAGGAGGCGAACCAGGCGTTCTACGACGCCGTGGAGCGGTCCGACCTGGACGCGCTGGAGGAGCTGGTGCTGACCGGCCCGCTGGCGGAGACGGTGTCCGTGGTGCACCCGGGCTGGCCGGTGCTGCGCGGGCGACGCGAGGTGATGCGCTCGTACGCCCTGATCATGGCGAACACCGAGTACATCCAGTTCTTCCTGACCGACGTGGAGGTGGCGGTCGACGGCGACACGGCCCTCGTCACCTGCACCGAGAACATCCTCACCGGCGGCCCCGCCGAGGAGGAGGGCGAGATGGGCTCCCTCGTGGGCGGCCTGGTGGTCGCCACGAATGTGTTTCGGCGCACACCGGAGGGTTGGCGGCTGTGGGTGCACCACGGTTCCCCGGTGATGGCGGACGGGGTCGACGAGGACGCCGCGGAGGACGCCGACAACGGCGGCGAGGGGTCAGCCTGA
- the hpt gene encoding hypoxanthine phosphoribosyltransferase — protein sequence MGTDLEKVLISKQEIDAKLAELAAQIDKDYEGKDLLIVGVLKGAVMVMADLARSLSSQVTMDWMAVSSYGAGTKSSGVVRILKDLDTDIAGRDVLIVEDIIDSGLTLSWLISNLGSRRPASLEVCTLLRKPDAAKVEIDVKYVGFDIPNEFVVGYGLDFAEKYRNLPFIGTLAPHVYGG from the coding sequence ATGGGCACCGACCTCGAGAAGGTGCTCATCTCCAAGCAAGAGATCGACGCCAAGCTGGCGGAGCTGGCTGCGCAGATCGACAAGGACTACGAGGGCAAGGACCTCCTGATCGTCGGCGTCCTCAAGGGCGCCGTCATGGTGATGGCGGACCTCGCGCGATCCCTGTCCTCCCAGGTCACCATGGACTGGATGGCGGTGTCCTCGTACGGCGCCGGGACCAAGTCCTCGGGTGTCGTGCGGATCCTCAAGGACCTGGACACCGACATCGCCGGCCGGGACGTCCTGATCGTCGAGGACATCATCGACTCCGGACTGACCCTGTCCTGGCTGATCAGCAACCTCGGCTCGCGCCGTCCGGCCTCGCTCGAGGTCTGCACGCTGCTGCGCAAGCCGGACGCCGCCAAGGTCGAGATCGATGTGAAGTACGTCGGCTTCGACATCCCCAACGAGTTCGTGGTCGGATACGGCCTCGACTTCGCGGAGAAGTACCGGAACCTGCCGTTCATCGGCACCCTTGCGCCGCACGTGTACGGCGGCTGA
- the folP gene encoding dihydropteroate synthase translates to MGTMRGHVAGLPSWDRCAVMGVVNVTPDSFSDGGDWFDTDLAVKHGLDLVAAGADLVDVGGESTRPGAARVDEAEELRRVVPVVRELARAGVVVSVDTMRATVAEKAVEAGAALVNDVSGGLADPAMIPVVAATGSPFIVMHWRGQSIDMNNRAVYRDVVGEVTTELRRSFERAVAGGIAPERIVLDPGLGFAKNAEHDLTLIAHVEDLLALGRPLLIAASRKRFLGRVLAGEGGDPPPARERDAATAAVTAIVAGRGAWAVRVHEVHDSADAVRVARALEGAR, encoded by the coding sequence ATGGGTACGATGCGCGGCCACGTGGCCGGATTGCCGTCCTGGGACCGGTGCGCGGTCATGGGTGTGGTCAACGTCACGCCGGACTCGTTCTCCGACGGCGGCGACTGGTTCGACACGGACCTGGCGGTGAAGCACGGCCTGGACCTCGTCGCGGCCGGTGCCGACCTGGTGGACGTCGGCGGTGAGTCGACCCGTCCGGGCGCGGCGCGGGTGGACGAGGCGGAGGAACTGCGCAGGGTGGTCCCGGTCGTCCGCGAGCTGGCCAGGGCCGGGGTCGTGGTGAGCGTCGACACGATGCGGGCCACGGTCGCGGAGAAGGCGGTCGAGGCGGGCGCGGCGCTGGTCAACGACGTCAGCGGCGGACTGGCGGACCCGGCGATGATCCCGGTCGTCGCGGCGACGGGCAGCCCGTTCATCGTGATGCACTGGCGCGGCCAGAGCATCGACATGAACAACCGGGCGGTCTACCGGGACGTCGTCGGCGAGGTCACCACCGAGCTGCGGCGCAGCTTCGAGCGCGCGGTGGCGGGCGGCATCGCCCCGGAGCGGATCGTCCTCGACCCGGGGCTGGGCTTCGCGAAGAACGCCGAGCACGACCTGACCCTGATCGCCCACGTCGAGGACCTGCTGGCCCTGGGCCGCCCCCTGCTGATCGCGGCCTCCCGCAAGCGGTTCCTCGGCCGCGTACTGGCCGGCGAGGGCGGCGATCCGCCTCCGGCCAGGGAACGCGACGCCGCCACGGCCGCCGTCACCGCCATCGTGGCGGGCCGCGGCGCCTGGGCGGTCCGGGTGCACGAGGTGCACGACAGCGCCGACGCCGTACGGGTCGCACGGGCGCTGGAAGGGGCTCGGTGA
- the ftsH gene encoding ATP-dependent zinc metalloprotease FtsH, which translates to MDVKRYFRGPVMWIVLAVLAVVVLMQVVGSSGGYKTVDTGQAIEAINSNQAKSAELTTGDENTIKVELKDGAKVGDKDLGSKIKASYIGDQGVDVAKILQAKVDDGDKSTLPDGYTVAPSKQNAFVGILLSLLPFVLIVVVFLFLMNQMQGGGSRVMNFGKSKAKLITKDTPKTTFADVAGSDEAVEELQEIKEFLQEPAKFQAVGAKIPKGVLLYGPPGTGKTLLARAVAGEAGVPFYSISGSDFVEMFVGVGASRVRDLFEQAKANAPAIVFVDEIDAVGRHRGAGLGGGHDEREQTLNQLLVEMDGFDVKGGVILIAATNRPDILDPALLRPGRFDRQIAVDRPDLQGRLEILRVHQKGKPVAPDVDLKAVARRTPGFTGADLANVLNEAALLTARSDKKLVDNAMLDEAIDRVVAGPQKRTRIMSEKEKKITAYHEGGHALVAAASPNSDPVHKITILSRGRALGYTMVLPDEDKYSTTRNEMLDRLAMTMGGRAAEELVFHDPTTGAADDIEKATTTARAMVTQYGMTERLGAIKFGSSDGEPFLGREMSHQRDYSEEVAGLVDEEVKKLIETAHNEAWEILVENRDVLDNLVLALLEKETLNKEEIAEIFKSIVKRPARPAWTGSSRRTPSTRPPVLSPKELALTNGTQPTANGSTTASSLSKSAETVELPEEPNPES; encoded by the coding sequence ATGGACGTGAAGCGCTATTTCCGTGGGCCAGTCATGTGGATCGTGCTGGCTGTCCTCGCCGTGGTCGTATTGATGCAGGTCGTCGGTTCTTCCGGTGGCTACAAGACGGTGGACACCGGCCAGGCCATTGAGGCGATCAACAGCAACCAGGCCAAGTCCGCCGAGCTGACCACCGGCGACGAGAACACGATCAAGGTCGAGCTCAAGGACGGCGCCAAGGTAGGCGACAAGGACCTGGGCTCCAAGATCAAGGCGAGCTACATCGGCGACCAGGGCGTCGACGTGGCCAAGATCCTGCAGGCGAAGGTCGACGACGGCGACAAGAGCACGCTGCCCGACGGCTACACCGTCGCGCCCTCGAAGCAGAACGCCTTCGTCGGCATCCTGCTCTCGCTGCTGCCCTTCGTCCTCATCGTCGTGGTCTTCCTGTTCCTGATGAACCAGATGCAGGGCGGCGGCTCCCGGGTGATGAACTTCGGGAAGTCCAAGGCCAAGCTGATCACCAAGGACACCCCGAAGACCACCTTCGCCGACGTGGCGGGCTCGGACGAGGCCGTCGAGGAACTCCAGGAGATCAAGGAGTTCCTGCAGGAGCCGGCGAAGTTCCAGGCCGTGGGCGCCAAGATCCCCAAGGGTGTGCTGCTCTACGGCCCGCCCGGAACCGGCAAGACCCTGCTCGCGCGCGCCGTCGCCGGCGAGGCGGGGGTCCCGTTCTACTCGATCTCCGGTTCCGACTTCGTCGAGATGTTCGTGGGTGTCGGCGCCTCGCGTGTCCGCGACCTGTTCGAGCAGGCCAAGGCGAACGCCCCGGCCATCGTCTTCGTCGACGAGATCGACGCCGTCGGCCGGCACCGCGGCGCGGGCCTCGGCGGCGGTCACGACGAGCGCGAGCAGACGCTGAACCAGCTGCTGGTCGAGATGGACGGCTTCGACGTCAAGGGCGGCGTCATCCTGATCGCCGCCACCAACCGCCCGGACATCCTGGACCCGGCGCTGCTGCGCCCGGGCCGTTTCGACCGGCAGATCGCCGTCGACCGCCCGGACCTGCAGGGCCGCCTGGAGATCCTCCGGGTCCACCAGAAGGGCAAGCCGGTCGCCCCGGACGTCGACCTCAAGGCCGTCGCCCGCCGGACCCCCGGCTTCACCGGCGCGGACCTCGCCAACGTGCTCAACGAGGCGGCGCTGCTCACCGCGCGCAGCGACAAGAAGCTGGTCGACAACGCGATGCTGGACGAGGCCATCGACCGTGTCGTGGCCGGCCCGCAGAAGCGCACCCGGATCATGTCCGAGAAAGAGAAGAAGATCACCGCGTACCACGAGGGCGGTCACGCCCTGGTCGCGGCGGCTTCTCCCAACAGCGACCCGGTCCACAAGATCACGATCTTGTCCCGCGGCCGTGCCCTCGGCTACACGATGGTCCTGCCGGACGAGGACAAGTACTCCACCACCCGCAACGAGATGCTCGACCGGCTCGCCATGACCATGGGCGGCCGCGCGGCGGAGGAGCTCGTCTTCCACGACCCCACCACGGGTGCCGCGGACGACATCGAGAAGGCCACCACCACGGCCCGCGCGATGGTCACCCAGTACGGCATGACCGAGCGGCTCGGCGCGATCAAGTTCGGGTCGAGCGACGGGGAGCCCTTCCTCGGCCGTGAGATGTCCCACCAGCGCGACTACTCGGAAGAGGTCGCCGGGCTGGTCGACGAAGAGGTCAAGAAGCTCATCGAGACCGCGCACAACGAGGCGTGGGAGATCCTGGTCGAGAACCGCGACGTCCTCGACAACCTCGTTCTGGCGCTCCTGGAGAAGGAGACGCTGAACAAGGAGGAGATCGCCGAGATCTTCAAGTCGATCGTCAAGCGTCCGGCGCGTCCGGCCTGGACGGGTTCCTCGCGGCGCACGCCGTCGACCCGCCCGCCGGTGCTCTCGCCCAAGGAGCTCGCCCTGACCAACGGCACCCAGCCGACGGCCAACGGCAGCACCACGGCGTCCTCCCTGAGCAAGTCCGCCGAGACGGTGGAGCTTCCGGAGGAGCCCAACCCGGAGTCCTGA
- the tilS gene encoding tRNA lysidine(34) synthetase TilS, with translation MGPHPAVAAIRLAVRRVLQDVLTDHPGGSPLVLAACSGGADSMALATALAFEAPKLGIRAGGVTVDHGLQDGSAARAVDVADRLRGLGLDPVDAVAVTVGRQGGPEAAARDARYAALDAAAERAGASAVLLGHTRDDQAETVLLGLARGSGIRSLSGMPAVNGRYRRPFLLLDRDTVRKACLAQGIDVWEDPHNQDPAYTRSRVRHEALPVLEKSLGKGVVEALARTAQLSRDDADALDQWAAQAERTAVDADGGLDVARLLTLPAAVRRRVLRRAAVAAGSPAGSLFARHVEETDRLLTAWRGQKPLNLPGGVVVGRRNGRLFFQAL, from the coding sequence ATGGGTCCCCACCCCGCGGTCGCGGCGATACGCCTGGCGGTCCGCCGCGTACTCCAGGACGTCCTGACCGACCACCCCGGCGGCAGCCCGCTCGTGCTCGCCGCCTGCAGCGGCGGAGCCGATTCGATGGCCCTCGCCACCGCCCTCGCCTTCGAGGCGCCCAAGCTCGGCATCCGGGCCGGCGGCGTCACCGTCGACCACGGCCTGCAGGACGGCTCGGCGGCCCGCGCCGTCGACGTGGCCGACCGGCTGCGCGGTCTCGGACTCGACCCGGTGGACGCCGTCGCGGTCACCGTGGGCCGCCAGGGCGGCCCGGAGGCCGCCGCCCGCGACGCCCGGTACGCGGCCCTCGACGCCGCCGCGGAACGCGCCGGCGCCTCCGCCGTGCTGCTCGGGCACACCCGGGACGACCAGGCCGAAACGGTGCTGCTGGGGCTGGCCCGCGGCTCCGGCATCCGGTCGCTGTCCGGCATGCCCGCCGTGAACGGCCGTTACCGCCGTCCCTTCCTGCTGCTGGACCGTGACACGGTCCGCAAGGCCTGCCTCGCGCAGGGCATCGACGTGTGGGAGGACCCGCACAACCAGGACCCCGCCTACACCCGCTCCCGGGTCCGCCACGAGGCGCTGCCGGTGCTGGAGAAGTCCCTGGGCAAGGGTGTCGTGGAGGCGCTGGCCCGCACCGCCCAGCTCTCCCGGGACGACGCCGACGCCCTCGACCAGTGGGCGGCCCAGGCCGAGCGGACCGCCGTCGACGCCGACGGCGGGCTGGACGTCGCCCGGCTGCTGACCCTCCCCGCCGCCGTGCGCCGCCGGGTGCTGCGCCGCGCGGCCGTCGCGGCGGGCTCTCCCGCCGGTTCGCTCTTCGCCCGGCACGTCGAGGAGACCGACCGCCTGCTCACCGCGTGGCGCGGTCAGAAGCCGCTCAACCTCCCGGGCGGCGTCGTCGTCGGCCGGCGGAATGGCAGACTGTTCTTCCAGGCCCTGTAG